GTAAAGATCGAGGACAAGTATAAGGATATCCCGCTTGGTTTTTATGTTTATCCCGGAAAAGAAGTGACGGCAAGAAAGGCTTTTGGTGATACCAAAAAGATGATCGCCGTCTATGAGGAGCTGACGGGAGTTGCGTTTCCTTATAACAAATACGACCAGACGATCGTTTCGCAGTTTCAGTTTGGCGGCATGGAGAATATTACCGCAACAACCATGGCGGATACTGAGATCTTCTTCGCGGAATTCGATTTTGGAAAAATGACCGTGATGGATCTCGTTTCACACGAATTGGCCCATTCGTGGTTCGGTGATCTGGTTACGTGCCGTAATTGGGCCGAACTGTGGCTCAATGAGGGATTTGCTACATTCATGGAGGCAGCATATCGGGAGAATCAGTTCGGCCGTGGCGACTATATGCGTAAGATCCGTTCGGATGCAGCGGCATTTCTGGTCGACGATTCGATCAACCGCCGCCGTCACGCTTTATACAACCAGCGGGCGGCGGACGTAGATTCCCTGTTTGATAATGCTGCGACAACCTATAACAAGGGCGGAGCGATTGTCCACACTATTCGCGAGCAGGTTGGTAATGAGAATTTCTGGAAAGCTATCAACATCTACCTGAATCGGCATAAATTCGGCCCGGTCGAATCGACCGACCTGAGAAAGGCAATGGAAGAGGTTTCAGGCCAGGAACTCACGTGGTTTTTCGACCAGTGGGTCTACGGAGCCGGAGCACCAAGCCTAAGTGTAAAGCAGACGTTTAGCCAGAGATCGAAAAGCCTTACCCTTACGGTCTCGCAAATCCAACTGACCGACACCATAACACCTGCCGTTTTCCGGCTGCCGCTCACGATCTCATACAAGGTCGGAGGCAAAAAGGTGGTTCAGCAAATCGACGTCAGCAAGCGAATCCAGTCGTTCACATTCAAAACAGACGGGAAACCTTCCGACCTGGAGATCGATCCGGACGAACGGATCCCGTTGAAGAAGTTAAAGTTCAAGCCGCTCGTGGTTACAAAATGAGCTTTAGGCAGAACTACTCTACCGCGATCAGATCAACATCCGATAGCATCGTGGCCGGCGTGACTGCTATAGAGGAAAAGCGGAATCGTTTCGATTCTGCCCCAACTACATAGGTACGCCCCGGCTCAATGTCTTGAAAGCTGTACCAGCCAAAGACACCAGTCGTCGCTCGCCTGATAACACCATTCCCATCGGTCAGACGGACAACCACGCCGCGGATCCCGCGACCGTCAGCTGTAAGCACTCGGCCCGAAATACCCGTCGTATCGGAACTGGCAGCTAGGATCGTTACCTTACCGTCTAAATAGCTGGCTCCAAGATGATCGCCTAAGCGGTCTGCGAGTGCCCGGTTGGCGAGGCTGTCAGTGAATCGGACAATACTCTCACCGGGTTCAGCGTCCGCCGCGATCTCAAAGGCTATCGCGAGCATCTGCCCATCATCCGCCATTAAAGGTTGATCAGAATCGATCAGAACACCAATTCTTCCAAAAGCGGCATTATCTGTATTAACGGTAATGACCGCATTCGGCGACATTCCTATACCGGGTGAGATGGCTGCGATCTTCAGCAGCTTTGGATCGAATTCAATTGAGAAGCTGGTCGCTGTTGCGTCACCAAGTGCTCTACTATCAACACTTACGTTGACCAAACGGCCATTCGACCCGCTCGCATCGCGTAGTTTGATCTCCCGATCGCCGGAATATCTGAATAATTCTCGGATCCAGCTAAACAGCTCCTCGATCCTGCCGATCGGCTGTGTGGGACCGGCTGCCACCTGTTGCGGATCGAGGCCTACGATGTAACGCCTGATCTGAGACATGTCCGAGGCATCAAGAATTCCCTCTCCCGAGGTCTCGATCGGAGCAACGTCTGCCCGCTGAAACTCGTTCGATGTGCCAACAGGCATATCCTGTCCAACCACAAATCGCCTGAGCTGAACAACGTCATTAGCCAGGATAGATCCATCACCATCGGGCCGCGCGGATACGTCACCCTCAATGCCGAGCGGGAACGGCGTCGGCGTCGGTGTTGGCGACGGAGTCGGCGTCGGCGTTGGTGTCGGCGTCGGCGTTGGAGTCGGCGTCGGTGTTGGCGTCGGTGTCGGCGTCGGCGTCGGTGTTGGCGTTGGCGTCGGTGTCGGAGTTGGCGTCGGAGTAGGTGTTGGCGTCGGTGTTGGCGTTGGCGTCGGTGTCGGAGTTGGCGTCGGAGTAGGTGTTGGCGTCGGTGTCGGCGTCGGCATCGGAGTAGGCGTCGGTGTTGGCGTCGGTGTTGGTGTTGGTGTTACGCCCGTTGGATTATTAAAAATGTAGGCAGAACCGCTATCTGCAGTCGCCCCGTCATCGAGATAGCTTCCGACGATGCCGTTCTCACCGTTTAGGGCGACGCTGGCTCCGAAGTTATCACCTACGGAACCATCGGATGCTGTTAATTTCTGTTGCTCTGACCATGTTGATCCGCTTCGAGCGTAGATATAAGCTGATCCCTGGTCATTTGCCGTCCCATTATCGTCTCCATTGGCTCCAACGATTACGACCTCATTTGCTATTGCAACCGAAGTTCCAAAGTTGTCACTCGCGGCGCCATCGGACGCGGTGAGCTTTTGCTGTTGGCTCCAGGATGTACCACTCCGCGTGAAAACGTACGCTGAACCGAGAACGGATCCGCTAAAATCATCATTGACGGCACCGGCGACAAACGAATCTCCGCTGATCGCCACGCTGTAGCCAAATTGATCGAGCGAGGCTCCGTCCGTCGACGCTAGCTTCTGCTGCTGGCTCCACGTCGTTCCGCTTCTGGTAAAAACGAAGGCGGATCCTTTCGAGCCGTCATCGCGTGGTGAACCAACCGCAGCTGAATCTCCGCTGAGGGCTACACTCCAGCCAAAATCATCGTCAGCACCGCCGTCGCCGGCTGTAAGCTTTTGCTGCTGGCTCCACAAGGAACCGCTTCGCGTAAACACGTATGCCGAACCGCGATAGCTGTCGTCGCCGAACGCTCCCGCGACGATAGTATTGCCATCGATCGCAACGCTGATCCCGAATTGATCGCTCGCCGCCCCGTCTGCGGCAGTCAGTTTTTGCTGCTGGGTCCAAACGCTTCCGCTTCGGACAAATACATACGTAGATCCTTGATCCACACCGCTGCCGTCGTCCAAATAGGCACCTACAACCGCAGTATCGCCGCTGATCGAGACGCTCCATCCAAAGTTATCCTCTGCGGCGCTGTCTGAGCCCACCAGTTTCTGCTGTTGGACCCACGAACTCCCGCTTTTGACGTAGATATATGCGCTGCCCTTGTAACCATCATCGCGTTGCGCACCTACGACTGCATAATCACCACTGATCGCCACGCTGAAGCCAAACTGATCGGATGCCGCCGCATCTGATGCCGTGACTTTTGCCACTTCGCTGAAAGCTTCGGGCCGATCCTGCAGAATGGGATCGATGATCCGCCGGGAGTTCAGGGGCTCGCGGCTAGCTGGGTCGATCTCAGCATGATTCAACGTCCCCGAACCGTCCTTTCCGCTGACAGGATCGGAAATGAAACAGCAAGCCGCTATCGCGACCCCGGCGCAAATACGCACGATCAACTTAGAGGAAATAAGCGCAACTAAGCGCGGTAGATTTAAATGCACGGAAAGTAGTTTAACCGATACAGAGTCAAATCTTAAGACAACGCCGCCAAATTCCGTGTTACGAGATCAAAACAAAAAAATCCCGTCGATCGCTCGACGGGATTTTTCCCTTTGAGAAGACTGGATGTCATCCACTAACTGTTGAAAGAGCAGAGCGGGAA
This sequence is a window from Acidobacteriota bacterium. Protein-coding genes within it:
- a CDS encoding M1 family metallopeptidase — protein: MKTKRVIPVIFSAVILVIAAFSTFAQIKRADFNRPQTVDIQHYVIRASFDRAKKTVSGDTTVSFRPISSDLRSIELDAVDLKFTSVKLEPSGIDLNYKAANGKITITLDKAYGADETIAVRLKYSAEPKKGVYFVDASSSADGVKHSAQIWSQGEAEEARHWFPSYDFPSDKATTEQYITAQSKETVIGNGEFLGKADNGDGTSTWHYKMPVPHSTYLVSFVIGEYVKIEDKYKDIPLGFYVYPGKEVTARKAFGDTKKMIAVYEELTGVAFPYNKYDQTIVSQFQFGGMENITATTMADTEIFFAEFDFGKMTVMDLVSHELAHSWFGDLVTCRNWAELWLNEGFATFMEAAYRENQFGRGDYMRKIRSDAAAFLVDDSINRRRHALYNQRAADVDSLFDNAATTYNKGGAIVHTIREQVGNENFWKAINIYLNRHKFGPVESTDLRKAMEEVSGQELTWFFDQWVYGAGAPSLSVKQTFSQRSKSLTLTVSQIQLTDTITPAVFRLPLTISYKVGGKKVVQQIDVSKRIQSFTFKTDGKPSDLEIDPDERIPLKKLKFKPLVVTK
- a CDS encoding carboxypeptidase regulatory-like domain-containing protein, whose translation is MIVRICAGVAIAACCFISDPVSGKDGSGTLNHAEIDPASREPLNSRRIIDPILQDRPEAFSEVAKVTASDAAASDQFGFSVAISGDYAVVGAQRDDGYKGSAYIYVKSGSSWVQQQKLVGSDSAAEDNFGWSVSISGDTAVVGAYLDDGSGVDQGSTYVFVRSGSVWTQQQKLTAADGAASDQFGISVAIDGNTIVAGAFGDDSYRGSAYVFTRSGSLWSQQQKLTAGDGGADDDFGWSVALSGDSAAVGSPRDDGSKGSAFVFTRSGTTWSQQQKLASTDGASLDQFGYSVAISGDSFVAGAVNDDFSGSVLGSAYVFTRSGTSWSQQQKLTASDGAASDNFGTSVAIANEVVIVGANGDDNGTANDQGSAYIYARSGSTWSEQQKLTASDGSVGDNFGASVALNGENGIVGSYLDDGATADSGSAYIFNNPTGVTPTPTPTPTPTPTPMPTPTPTPTPTPTPTPTPTPTPTPTPTPTPTPTPTPTPTPTPTPTPTPTPTPTPTPTPTPTPTPTPTPSPTPTPTPFPLGIEGDVSARPDGDGSILANDVVQLRRFVVGQDMPVGTSNEFQRADVAPIETSGEGILDASDMSQIRRYIVGLDPQQVAAGPTQPIGRIEELFSWIRELFRYSGDREIKLRDASGSNGRLVNVSVDSRALGDATATSFSIEFDPKLLKIAAISPGIGMSPNAVITVNTDNAAFGRIGVLIDSDQPLMADDGQMLAIAFEIAADAEPGESIVRFTDSLANRALADRLGDHLGASYLDGKVTILAASSDTTGISGRVLTADGRGIRGVVVRLTDGNGVIRRATTGVFGWYSFQDIEPGRTYVVGAESKRFRFSSIAVTPATMLSDVDLIAVE